One window from the genome of Methylomarinovum caldicuralii encodes:
- the sufD gene encoding Fe-S cluster assembly protein SufD — translation MTLPAEVIEPLRRHTDVLAENAPAWLAGLRRKALERFVACGFPSPREEEWRYTNVTPIARKRFPVAAESGQVDVAWVQQRLLADCWHLVFIDGHFHRDLSHPALAGDVILCDLDSALRRHPDQVSRILGQAVDEDHGFIAYNTALFHGGMLLWLQSGVELEHPVQILHIQTQPAAALTRHLIRLEAGARATVIESYAGVEAGLTAHVTEVVLAENAALDHVKIQEEHDRAFHFGGFYVDQADGARCRQTHFALGALLARSDIHARLGQGCETRFDGLHWADGRRHLDSHTRLIHARPDSVSREAYKAIAEQRGRSVFQGRIVVEPGAQRTDAEMNNRNLLLSDDAEIDTKPQLEIYADDVKCAHGVTVGQLDPDALFYLETRGIDQAAARQLLLYGFVNELIEQVGIVPLRAYLHRRLDDRFDAIELDEES, via the coding sequence ATGACGCTCCCTGCCGAAGTGATCGAACCGCTGCGCCGGCACACCGACGTGCTGGCGGAAAACGCCCCGGCCTGGCTCGCCGGCCTGCGCCGCAAGGCCCTGGAACGTTTCGTTGCCTGCGGTTTCCCCTCCCCCCGCGAGGAGGAATGGCGCTACACCAACGTCACCCCGATCGCGCGCAAACGCTTTCCCGTCGCCGCCGAATCCGGCCAGGTGGACGTGGCCTGGGTTCAGCAGCGCCTGTTGGCCGACTGCTGGCACCTGGTCTTCATCGACGGTCATTTCCACCGTGACCTGTCCCATCCGGCCCTGGCCGGCGACGTAATCCTGTGTGATCTGGACAGCGCCCTGCGCCGCCATCCCGATCAGGTGAGCCGGATTCTCGGCCAGGCGGTGGACGAAGACCACGGTTTCATCGCCTACAACACCGCCCTGTTCCACGGCGGGATGCTGCTGTGGCTGCAAAGCGGCGTCGAACTGGAACACCCGGTCCAGATCCTTCACATCCAGACCCAGCCCGCCGCCGCCCTCACCCGCCATCTGATCCGCCTGGAAGCGGGCGCCAGGGCGACGGTGATCGAGTCCTACGCCGGCGTCGAGGCCGGCCTGACCGCCCACGTCACCGAAGTGGTGCTGGCGGAGAACGCGGCGCTGGATCACGTCAAGATTCAGGAGGAACACGATCGCGCCTTCCACTTCGGCGGCTTCTACGTCGATCAGGCCGACGGCGCCCGCTGCCGCCAGACCCACTTCGCCCTCGGTGCCCTCTTGGCCCGCAGCGACATCCACGCCCGCCTGGGGCAGGGCTGTGAGACCCGCTTCGACGGCCTCCACTGGGCCGACGGCCGCCGTCATCTGGACAGCCACACCCGGCTGATCCACGCCCGCCCGGACAGCGTCAGCCGCGAAGCCTACAAGGCCATCGCCGAGCAGCGCGGCCGCAGCGTGTTCCAGGGCCGCATCGTCGTCGAACCCGGCGCCCAGCGCACCGATGCGGAAATGAACAACCGCAACCTGCTGCTGTCGGACGACGCCGAGATCGACACCAAGCCGCAGCTGGAGATCTACGCCGACGACGTCAAGTGCGCCCACGGCGTCACCGTCGGCCAGCTCGATCCCGACGCCCTGTTCTACCTGGAAACCCGCGGCATCGATCAGGCGGCCGCGCGCCAGCTGCTGCTCTACGGCTTCGTCAACGAACTGATCGAGCAGGTCGGGATCGTCCCGCTGCGGGCCTATCTGCACCGGCGACTGGACGATCGCTTCGACGCCATCGAACTGGACGAGGAATCATGA
- the sufC gene encoding Fe-S cluster assembly ATPase SufC: protein MLKIENLHARVEDKPILFGVDLTLDYGQVHAIMGPNGSGKSTLANVLAGREGYEVTEGKVWYRGQDLLALKPEERARAGVFLAFQYPVEIPGVSNIYFLKAALNAIRKSRGEPEVDAMDFIALVKDKMKLMEMDEQFLYRAINEGFSGGEKKRNEILQMLVLEPTLCILDEIDSGLDIDALKIVAKGINALRGPQRGFLMVTHYQRLLDYVVPDVVHVFAGGRIVKSGGPELAKELEAKGYGWIEAHLEAQAR from the coding sequence CTGCTCAAAATCGAAAACCTCCACGCCAGGGTGGAGGACAAACCCATCCTCTTTGGGGTGGATCTGACCCTCGACTACGGCCAGGTCCACGCCATCATGGGCCCCAACGGCTCCGGCAAGAGCACCCTGGCCAACGTGCTGGCCGGCCGCGAAGGCTACGAGGTCACCGAAGGCAAAGTCTGGTATCGGGGTCAGGACCTGCTGGCGCTGAAGCCGGAGGAACGCGCCCGCGCAGGGGTGTTTCTGGCCTTCCAGTATCCGGTGGAAATCCCCGGCGTCAGCAACATCTATTTCCTCAAGGCAGCCCTCAACGCCATCCGCAAGTCCCGGGGCGAGCCGGAAGTGGACGCCATGGACTTCATCGCCCTGGTCAAGGACAAGATGAAACTGATGGAAATGGACGAGCAGTTCCTCTACCGCGCCATCAACGAGGGCTTCTCCGGAGGCGAGAAGAAACGCAACGAGATCCTGCAGATGCTGGTGCTGGAACCGACCCTGTGCATCCTCGACGAGATCGACTCGGGGCTGGACATCGACGCCCTCAAGATAGTCGCCAAGGGCATCAACGCCCTGCGCGGCCCACAGCGCGGTTTCCTGATGGTGACCCACTACCAGCGCCTGCTCGACTACGTGGTGCCGGACGTGGTCCACGTGTTCGCCGGCGGTCGCATCGTCAAGTCCGGCGGCCCGGAATTGGCCAAGGAGCTGGAAGCCAAAGGCTACGGCTGGATCGAAGCCCACCTGGAGGCCCAGGCCCGATGA